A stretch of DNA from Gimesia chilikensis:
CGCATAAACGGGTGAATTTCAAACTGGTCACTGTCGGCGCCTGGGGGCTGGTCCTCTGCCTGGCGCTCATGTCGGGGATCGGCTGGTGGGGGCCTGGAGACGGACTGGAAACCGTCAAACAAACTGATGCTTCGCTCTGGGAAGCCTTCATTCCCCTCAACGCCGCCGAGTGGATGTCGCGGACGGTATTGACCCTCGTCGGTTTCTTCGCCGGTCTCTTTATTGTCCCGCTCCAGGTGGAACTGCAGACCCGTCCCCCCAAATCGCAGAAGGGCCGTATGATCGGTACAATGAATCTGATCAACTGGGTGGGCATCGTGCTCTCCGCGGTCTTCTTCGGTCTCTTTACCATGGTCTGTAACAAGCTGAACTGGCCTATGAGTCATGTCTTCCTCGTACTGGCCCTGGTGATCCTGCCTGTTGCGCTGTTTTATCATCCCCGGGATGAAGCTTTATCCCACGATGCCCCTGGAACCTGATAACTTTTGCTTGACCAGCGTCGTTCAGCGCCCACAATTGAATGAGACGCGACATCCTTGCAGCCGATCCTTCAGGACAGAACACCCATGACCAGGCAATTTGATTTTAATCCGGCCAAAGTCCATACGATTCTCAACGAGACCTGGCGGCACCTGAACTACGCGGTCGAAACGGAAACGCATCCCTGGCGGCTGGGCACACTGGCCACGATTTCAGACAATCGTCCCCGCGTGCGTACCGTGGTCCTGAGAGCCGTGGAAATCGAGCAGCGACAGGTGATCTGCTACACCGATCAGCGTTCAGACAAGGTCCAGGAGCTTGAGGATAATCCCTGGATTGAGTGGGTGGCCTATGATCCGGTCACGCGGGTGCAGATCCGTCTGCGCGGCCGGGCTGAAGTGCATACCCAAAATGATCAGGCTGCCCGGCACTGGGAGGCCAGCAGTCCCGAGCACCGTCGCGGTTATATCACCGTTTCTGCTCCGGGAACGCAGGCCGAAACCGCTTCGCCCAATCTGCCCGACTACCTGTTTGACCGGCTGCCCAATGATGAAGAGGCCCAACTGGGTTACGAAAATTTCGCGGTAATCGTCTGCCAGATTGAACACATCGACTGGCTGGAACTCCGCCGCAACGGCCATCTCGCCGCCCGGTTCCTCTGGACCGACAAATGGGAAGGCCA
This window harbors:
- a CDS encoding pyridoxamine 5'-phosphate oxidase family protein, producing MTRQFDFNPAKVHTILNETWRHLNYAVETETHPWRLGTLATISDNRPRVRTVVLRAVEIEQRQVICYTDQRSDKVQELEDNPWIEWVAYDPVTRVQIRLRGRAEVHTQNDQAARHWEASSPEHRRGYITVSAPGTQAETASPNLPDYLFDRLPNDEEAQLGYENFAVIVCQIEHIDWLELRRNGHLAARFLWTDKWEGHWKYA